From one Synechocystis sp. PCC 6803 substr. PCC-P genomic stretch:
- the cobT gene encoding nicotinate mononucleotide-dependent phosphoribosyltransferase CobT, with product MLTVYTQSDQALSWIERHGHCPPVFVCVLGFTETGLIPGISAAGKTPADRKLTAIADAEFLIKGTTAGATYPLPPLISGVSPVFITKALVDALHTPVYLFNSGLPIPPAVPVINLDGQPARCLSTGQALPLALVEHLFQQGLQWGAQLAQEHAESYLVLSECVVGGTTTALGVLLGLGIDAGGKVNSSHPHCNHQQKLALVRQSLEHHSPHLNAMEVVAAVGDPMQMVVAGMAIAASHSTGVMLAGGTQMLAVYALIQALTRQQNLAVDFSRLVVGTTKWVCEDASGDTVGLANLLAPVSLLAPQLSFSSSVYPQLQVYEQGFVKEGVGAGAMAIAAHLYKNWGQEQLLELIENLITRELGQVKEKKQQ from the coding sequence ATGTTGACAGTTTATACCCAGTCTGACCAAGCTTTATCCTGGATTGAGCGCCATGGCCACTGTCCACCGGTGTTTGTCTGTGTGTTGGGCTTTACGGAAACTGGTTTAATTCCGGGCATTTCTGCGGCGGGTAAAACCCCCGCTGATCGAAAATTGACGGCGATCGCCGATGCGGAATTTTTAATCAAGGGAACTACGGCAGGGGCAACCTATCCCTTACCTCCCCTCATTTCTGGGGTTTCCCCAGTGTTCATCACCAAAGCGTTGGTGGATGCCCTCCATACTCCGGTTTATTTATTTAACTCTGGTTTACCCATTCCCCCAGCGGTGCCAGTCATCAATCTAGACGGACAACCCGCCCGCTGTCTTTCCACAGGGCAAGCGTTACCGTTGGCCCTGGTGGAGCATCTTTTTCAGCAGGGTTTGCAGTGGGGCGCACAGTTAGCCCAGGAACATGCCGAAAGTTACTTAGTGCTAAGCGAATGCGTGGTGGGGGGCACTACCACAGCCCTGGGGGTACTGCTAGGTCTAGGCATTGACGCTGGGGGCAAAGTGAACAGTAGTCATCCCCATTGCAACCATCAACAAAAATTGGCTTTGGTGCGTCAGAGTCTAGAACATCATTCCCCGCATCTCAATGCCATGGAAGTTGTGGCCGCCGTTGGGGATCCAATGCAAATGGTCGTGGCCGGTATGGCGATCGCCGCTAGTCATAGCACGGGGGTGATGTTAGCCGGGGGAACCCAGATGTTGGCGGTATATGCCCTGATCCAAGCCTTGACTCGACAACAGAATCTAGCAGTGGATTTTTCCCGCCTAGTGGTGGGTACAACCAAATGGGTCTGCGAAGATGCCAGTGGTGATACGGTGGGTCTGGCAAATTTGCTTGCCCCAGTGTCCCTACTAGCTCCGCAACTCAGTTTTTCATCGTCGGTTTATCCTCAACTGCAGGTCTATGAACAGGGCTTTGTCAAAGAAGGGGTGGGGGCCGGGGCCATGGCGATCGCCGCCCACCTTTACAAAAATTGGGGTCAGGAACAGTTGCTAGAGTTAATTGAAAATTTAATTACCCGGGAATTGGGACAGGTCAAGGAAAAAAAACAACAATGA
- a CDS encoding long-chain fatty acid--CoA ligase: MVTPINYHSIHCLADIWAITGENFADIVALNDRHSHPPVTLTYAQLREEITAFAAGLQSLGVTPHQHLAIFADNSPRWFIADQGSMLAGAVNAVRSAQAERQELLYILEDSNSRTLIAENRQTLSKLALDGETIDLKLIILLTDEEVAEDSAIPQYNFAQVMALGAGKIPTPVPRQEEDLATLIYTSGTTGQPKGVMLSHGNLLHQVRELDSVIIPRPGDQVLSILPCWHSLERSAEYFLLSRGCTMNYTSIRHFKGDVKDIKPHHIVGVPRLWESLYEGVQKTFREKSPGQQKLINFFFGISQKYILAKRIANNLSLNHLHASAIARLVARCQALVLSPLHYLGDKIVYHKVRQAAGGRLETLISGGGALARHLDDFYEITSIPVLVGYGLTETAPVTNARVHKHNLRYSSGRPIPFTEIRIVDMETKEDLPPETQGLVLIRGPQVMQGYYNKPEATAKVLDQEGWFDSGDLGWVTPQNDLILTGRAKDTIVLSNGENVEPQPIEDACLRSAYIDQIMLVGQDQKSLGALIVPNFDALQKWAETKNLQITVPEPSASSEGMQASGLYDPQVVGLMRSELHREVRDRPGYRADDQIKDFRFIPAPFSLENGMMTQTLKLKRPVVTQTYQHLIDEMF, encoded by the coding sequence ATGGTTACGCCAATTAACTACCATTCCATCCATTGCCTGGCGGATATCTGGGCTATCACCGGAGAAAATTTTGCCGATATTGTGGCCCTCAACGATCGCCATAGTCATCCCCCCGTAACTTTAACCTATGCCCAATTGCGGGAAGAAATTACAGCTTTTGCCGCTGGCCTACAGAGTTTAGGAGTTACCCCCCATCAACACCTGGCCATTTTCGCCGACAACAGCCCCCGGTGGTTTATCGCCGATCAAGGCAGTATGTTGGCTGGAGCCGTCAACGCCGTCCGTTCTGCCCAAGCAGAGCGCCAGGAATTACTCTACATCCTAGAAGACAGCAACAGCCGTACTTTAATCGCAGAAAATCGGCAAACCCTAAGCAAATTGGCCCTAGATGGCGAAACCATTGACCTGAAACTAATCATCCTCCTCACCGATGAAGAAGTGGCAGAGGACAGCGCCATTCCCCAATATAACTTTGCCCAGGTCATGGCCCTAGGGGCCGGCAAAATCCCCACTCCCGTTCCCCGCCAGGAAGAAGATTTAGCCACCCTGATCTACACCTCCGGCACCACAGGACAACCCAAAGGGGTGATGCTCAGCCACGGTAATTTATTGCACCAAGTACGGGAATTGGATTCGGTGATTATTCCCCGCCCCGGCGATCAGGTGTTGAGCATTTTGCCCTGTTGGCACTCCCTAGAAAGAAGCGCCGAATATTTTCTTCTTTCCCGGGGCTGCACGATGAACTACACCAGCATTCGCCATTTCAAGGGGGATGTGAAGGACATTAAACCCCATCACATTGTCGGTGTGCCCCGGCTGTGGGAATCCCTCTACGAAGGGGTACAAAAAACGTTCCGGGAAAAGTCCCCTGGGCAACAAAAGCTAATTAATTTCTTTTTCGGCATTTCCCAAAAATATATTTTGGCCAAACGCATTGCCAATAACCTGAGCTTGAACCATCTCCACGCTTCGGCGATCGCCAGGTTGGTGGCCCGGTGCCAAGCCTTGGTGCTTAGTCCTCTCCATTACCTCGGGGACAAAATTGTCTACCATAAGGTACGCCAGGCCGCTGGGGGCAGACTGGAAACTCTCATTTCCGGAGGAGGGGCGTTAGCTAGACATTTAGATGATTTTTACGAAATCACCAGCATTCCCGTCCTGGTGGGCTATGGCTTAACGGAAACGGCCCCAGTAACTAATGCCAGGGTGCATAAACATAATTTGCGCTATTCCTCTGGCCGCCCCATTCCTTTCACAGAAATTCGTATTGTTGACATGGAAACCAAGGAGGATTTGCCCCCCGAAACCCAAGGTCTTGTGCTAATCCGTGGTCCCCAGGTGATGCAGGGCTATTACAACAAGCCGGAAGCCACCGCCAAAGTTTTAGACCAGGAAGGCTGGTTCGACAGCGGTGACTTAGGCTGGGTAACGCCCCAAAATGATTTGATTCTCACCGGTCGGGCCAAGGACACCATTGTGCTCAGTAACGGGGAAAATGTGGAACCCCAACCCATTGAAGATGCCTGTTTACGCAGTGCCTACATTGACCAGATTATGCTGGTGGGCCAGGATCAAAAATCCTTGGGGGCTTTGATTGTGCCCAACTTCGATGCATTGCAAAAATGGGCAGAGACGAAAAATTTACAAATCACCGTGCCGGAACCGTCGGCTAGCAGTGAAGGGATGCAGGCTAGTGGTTTGTATGACCCCCAAGTGGTGGGGTTAATGCGGTCGGAGTTGCATCGGGAAGTGCGCGATCGCCCTGGCTACCGAGCCGATGACCAGATTAAGGATTTCCGTTTTATCCCAGCACCATTTTCCCTGGAAAACGGCATGATGACCCAAACCTTGAAGCTCAAACGACCAGTGGTAACCCAAACTTATCAACATTTAATTGACGAAATGTTTTAA
- a CDS encoding response regulator codes for MQGTLNEIDLRSILRLIELGQRTGQLFVEVYPHQSCGRVLLDKVGYWFFFFVDGKLVYAADQDCGNLRRLQDYLRHHDIAIPLGEMELESLALNHIPEYACLWQLLSKNILTPAQAHRIVLGMVQEVLFDVLSLRQGNFVFALGSALEPPLTSFAITPLLTHVGQQIQAWKQLYLRIQSPDQPVAIAKDPELASKIPAKFAQHFRSWTDGAIPLRQISRYLQKNLPAIAHGLYPYIESGAIEIFPAHESQGENGSAWETLTDHTIHKVVCLDDDYAIGKQIELFLTNQNPNCEVVVLQDPLQAMTTLLTLQPDLILCDITMPHLDGYEICRMVRHAQHLRAIPIIMLTGKEAYLDRLLARMAGATDYLTKPFTQKELISLVESYCKKS; via the coding sequence ATGCAGGGAACCCTGAACGAAATTGATCTCCGGAGTATCCTGCGGCTCATTGAATTGGGCCAGCGGACGGGGCAACTTTTCGTTGAGGTCTATCCCCATCAGAGTTGTGGTCGGGTTTTGCTAGACAAAGTTGGCTATTGGTTTTTCTTTTTTGTAGATGGCAAGTTGGTTTACGCTGCGGATCAAGACTGTGGCAATTTGCGCCGCCTCCAGGATTATCTTCGTCACCATGACATTGCTATTCCCCTCGGAGAGATGGAACTGGAAAGCCTAGCCCTGAACCACATTCCCGAATACGCTTGTCTGTGGCAATTACTTTCCAAAAATATTCTCACCCCCGCCCAAGCCCACCGCATTGTTTTAGGCATGGTGCAAGAGGTGCTGTTTGATGTGTTGAGTTTACGCCAGGGAAATTTTGTTTTTGCCTTGGGAAGTGCCCTAGAGCCGCCCCTTACTTCCTTTGCAATTACCCCCCTATTAACCCACGTCGGGCAACAAATCCAAGCTTGGAAACAGTTATACCTACGCATCCAATCCCCCGACCAACCGGTGGCGATCGCCAAGGATCCGGAATTGGCTAGTAAAATACCGGCCAAATTTGCCCAACATTTCCGCAGTTGGACCGATGGAGCCATTCCCCTACGCCAAATCTCCCGCTACCTACAAAAAAATTTGCCCGCCATTGCCCATGGCCTTTATCCCTACATCGAATCAGGGGCGATCGAAATATTTCCGGCCCATGAATCCCAAGGTGAGAACGGTTCAGCCTGGGAAACCTTGACAGACCACACCATCCATAAAGTCGTTTGCCTCGACGACGACTATGCCATTGGGAAACAAATTGAACTTTTTTTAACCAATCAAAACCCCAACTGTGAGGTGGTGGTGCTCCAGGATCCCCTCCAGGCCATGACCACCTTATTGACTTTGCAGCCTGATCTGATCCTTTGTGACATCACCATGCCCCACCTGGATGGCTATGAAATTTGTCGAATGGTCCGCCATGCCCAGCACCTAAGGGCAATTCCGATCATTATGCTCACTGGCAAGGAAGCCTACCTCGACCGACTCCTGGCCCGGATGGCAGGGGCGACGGATTACCTGACCAAACCCTTCACCCAAAAAGAACTAATTTCATTAGTTGAATCTTACTGTAAAAAATCATGA
- a CDS encoding response regulator transcription factor codes for MNAVLLVEDSSSQREMISGILKDHGWQVTIACDGVEALEKLQNFSPDLVVLDIVMPRMNGYEVCRRIKSDPKTKNVPVIMCSSKGEEFDRFWGMRQGADAYIAKPFQPMELVGTIKQLLRN; via the coding sequence ATGAACGCAGTTTTGCTGGTTGAAGACAGCTCTAGTCAGCGCGAGATGATATCTGGCATCCTCAAAGACCATGGCTGGCAGGTCACCATCGCCTGTGATGGGGTGGAGGCCCTGGAAAAATTGCAGAATTTTAGTCCGGACCTAGTGGTGCTAGATATTGTCATGCCCCGCATGAATGGCTATGAGGTTTGTCGACGCATCAAATCCGATCCGAAAACCAAAAATGTGCCAGTGATTATGTGCTCCTCCAAGGGGGAGGAATTTGACCGTTTTTGGGGCATGCGTCAGGGAGCCGACGCCTACATTGCCAAACCATTTCAGCCCATGGAACTGGTGGGCACCATCAAACAACTCCTGCGCAATTGA
- a CDS encoding chemotaxis protein CheW, giving the protein MGKSMVSSNSADIFVDGKQELDPAFQELQALEGELHLRFYLPSREEFALPAVSIREVMQQEPDRITPIPNASPLLLGTINLRGQVIWVADLGRFLGNNANLNTDRAEIPVIAVEDQETLLGLAIDSLGNMEWLDTDNLQPANDVPDHIAPYVQGEWQIPANDAPSSPPQILRLLDHVALLRSARWAT; this is encoded by the coding sequence GTGGGGAAATCTATGGTTAGTTCTAATTCCGCTGATATTTTCGTTGATGGCAAACAGGAATTAGATCCGGCGTTTCAGGAACTGCAGGCCCTGGAAGGGGAACTTCATCTCAGATTTTATTTGCCCTCCCGGGAAGAGTTTGCCCTGCCAGCGGTTTCCATTCGAGAAGTGATGCAACAGGAGCCAGACCGCATTACCCCCATTCCTAATGCCTCGCCCCTATTGTTAGGAACTATTAACCTCCGGGGCCAGGTCATTTGGGTAGCAGACCTAGGGCGTTTTTTGGGGAATAATGCCAATCTCAACACCGACCGGGCGGAAATTCCCGTCATTGCGGTGGAAGATCAAGAAACTCTTTTGGGTTTGGCAATCGACTCCCTCGGTAATATGGAATGGTTGGACACGGACAATCTTCAGCCGGCCAACGATGTGCCGGATCACATTGCCCCCTACGTCCAGGGAGAGTGGCAGATTCCCGCTAACGATGCCCCCTCCTCTCCTCCCCAAATTTTGCGCCTTCTAGACCATGTGGCGCTACTCCGATCCGCCCGCTGGGCAACTTGA
- a CDS encoding methyl-accepting chemotaxis protein → MATETNFSQLYGLAYAAYGQGNYQEASSHIEQLAADFPEDPNVLLLRGHIYVGLEQYALAHQAYQGVIRFSDRQDLIDCANQALGQIQEEEPRGNGAKDSLDQDWQSDIDAIDNSMAWETGVFTEEDFGEPTLGRAPSPTNPGMDHPFGRSSASFGTSGARSYEIENLDWSPEAFTDDLDSDDEQTMMPQTGESTFVVPPAFGEGIADFADLAADVSSAGIGGTDGAEYPPYQTWDGGDWSEALGLDDPEALAQAPTPTSGDYGAGNNLPSFDAFEEGVEDELSDFNLTDIAPELPDSSLFSQATNLDIGAVGRIDDTQGGDTVVHGGNAAPPGMATWLKPDGAATGDLSSATSPFNDRPTSEVDAGFLGWFTNASLFRKQIYMAIASGVFSGFAVLVLGSIVGLGGTPKDVPAPSGETTTEAPAEGAPAEGQAPSQTPEEEPGKPSLLNLAFLTAIATAIGVFLINRLLMQQIKSIIDDLQNQFESIYEGNFNVRAKVRSEDELGALTQRFNYISQVILTATSEAQERAATTEKVREKLQRQVIRLLDDVEGASRGDLTVQAEVTADELGAVADAFNLTIQNLREIVLQVKNAAKQVNNNCKDSESFARNNSSDALRMAEELAVTLNSVQLMTESIERVAENAREAEEVAHTSSLTALKGGEAVERTVGGILQIRETVSETARKVKRLAEASQEISKIVAVISQIASRTNLLALNASIQAARAGEAGRGFAIVADEVRQLADRSAKSLKEIEQIVLQIQSETGSVMTAMEEGIQQVIDVTDKSEQSKRALEDIIEVSNRINTLVRSITADTVKQQENSGAVSNVMQSIELTAQETSQESQRVAGSLQTLVSISRDLLTSVERFRVESR, encoded by the coding sequence ATGGCAACAGAAACCAATTTTTCGCAGCTTTATGGGTTGGCCTACGCCGCCTATGGACAGGGGAATTATCAAGAAGCTTCTTCCCATATTGAACAATTGGCCGCTGATTTTCCCGAAGATCCTAATGTATTGTTGCTCCGGGGGCATATCTATGTCGGCCTGGAACAATACGCCCTAGCCCACCAGGCTTATCAGGGGGTAATTCGGTTTTCCGATCGCCAAGACTTAATTGACTGCGCTAACCAGGCCCTAGGGCAAATCCAAGAAGAGGAACCAAGGGGCAACGGAGCCAAAGATTCCCTTGACCAGGATTGGCAAAGTGACATCGATGCCATTGACAATTCCATGGCCTGGGAAACAGGAGTGTTCACCGAAGAGGATTTCGGCGAGCCCACTTTGGGCCGGGCCCCCAGCCCCACTAATCCGGGCATGGACCATCCCTTTGGCCGCAGCTCTGCTTCCTTTGGTACCAGTGGGGCCAGGAGTTACGAAATTGAAAACCTAGATTGGAGTCCGGAAGCTTTCACCGATGACCTGGACTCCGATGATGAACAGACCATGATGCCCCAAACTGGCGAGTCTACTTTTGTGGTGCCACCGGCCTTTGGTGAAGGGATAGCGGATTTTGCCGATTTAGCGGCGGATGTCTCCTCAGCCGGCATTGGCGGGACAGATGGTGCCGAATATCCCCCATATCAAACTTGGGACGGGGGCGACTGGAGTGAAGCTCTCGGTTTGGATGATCCTGAAGCCTTGGCTCAGGCCCCTACCCCCACCTCTGGCGATTACGGCGCTGGCAATAACCTACCGAGTTTTGATGCGTTTGAGGAAGGGGTGGAGGATGAGTTGTCCGATTTTAACCTGACGGATATTGCCCCAGAGTTGCCCGATTCTTCCCTCTTTAGCCAAGCCACTAATTTGGACATAGGTGCGGTGGGTCGCATCGATGACACCCAGGGCGGTGATACGGTGGTCCATGGAGGTAATGCAGCGCCACCGGGCATGGCCACTTGGTTGAAACCGGATGGGGCCGCCACCGGGGATTTATCCAGCGCCACTAGTCCCTTTAATGACCGGCCCACCAGTGAGGTAGATGCGGGTTTTCTCGGTTGGTTCACCAATGCTTCCCTGTTTAGAAAGCAGATTTACATGGCGATCGCCTCCGGTGTGTTTTCCGGGTTCGCGGTGTTGGTATTGGGAAGCATAGTGGGTTTAGGGGGAACTCCCAAAGACGTACCTGCTCCTTCAGGGGAAACCACCACCGAAGCTCCAGCAGAAGGTGCCCCCGCAGAGGGCCAGGCCCCTTCCCAGACCCCAGAGGAAGAACCGGGCAAACCATCCCTCCTCAACCTCGCCTTCCTCACAGCCATAGCCACGGCGATCGGAGTCTTTCTGATCAATCGATTGCTGATGCAACAGATTAAGAGTATTATCGACGACCTGCAAAATCAGTTTGAATCCATCTATGAGGGCAATTTCAATGTCCGGGCCAAGGTGCGATCGGAGGATGAATTGGGGGCTTTGACCCAACGGTTTAACTATATTTCCCAAGTTATTCTCACGGCCACTAGTGAAGCCCAGGAACGGGCTGCTACCACCGAAAAAGTGCGGGAAAAATTACAGCGCCAAGTAATTCGGCTCCTGGACGATGTAGAGGGAGCTTCCCGGGGAGATTTAACCGTACAAGCGGAAGTAACGGCGGATGAGCTGGGAGCGGTGGCCGATGCCTTTAACCTAACTATCCAAAACCTGCGGGAGATTGTGTTACAAGTTAAAAATGCCGCCAAGCAGGTGAATAACAACTGTAAAGACAGTGAGTCCTTTGCCCGCAATAACTCCAGCGATGCGTTGCGAATGGCGGAGGAATTGGCCGTCACCCTCAACTCTGTTCAGTTAATGACGGAATCCATTGAACGGGTAGCAGAAAACGCCCGGGAAGCGGAGGAAGTGGCCCATACTTCATCTTTAACTGCCCTCAAAGGTGGGGAAGCGGTGGAAAGAACGGTGGGGGGCATTCTGCAAATTCGGGAAACGGTGTCGGAAACTGCCCGCAAGGTAAAACGGTTAGCGGAAGCATCCCAGGAAATTTCCAAAATTGTGGCGGTTATTTCCCAAATTGCCTCCCGGACTAACCTGTTAGCTTTGAACGCCTCCATCCAGGCGGCCCGGGCAGGGGAAGCAGGGCGGGGCTTTGCCATCGTTGCAGACGAGGTGCGACAGTTGGCGGATCGTTCTGCTAAGTCGTTGAAGGAAATTGAGCAAATCGTTTTGCAAATTCAGAGTGAAACCGGCTCCGTAATGACCGCCATGGAAGAAGGTATCCAACAGGTAATCGACGTAACTGACAAGTCGGAACAGTCGAAACGGGCCCTGGAGGATATTATTGAGGTGTCTAATCGGATTAACACTTTGGTGCGTTCCATTACTGCTGATACCGTCAAGCAGCAGGAGAACTCCGGTGCAGTGTCCAACGTCATGCAGTCCATTGAGCTGACGGCCCAGGAAACTTCCCAGGAATCTCAACGGGTAGCAGGATCTTTGCAAACCCTGGTCTCCATTTCCCGCGACCTGTTAACTTCGGTGGAACGGTTCCGGGTGGAAAGTCGCTAG
- a CDS encoding ABC transporter permease, translating to MSDRGSRHSLSLWFQRLVAAFFLTGQVFLHILQGRINRRNTLEQMNMVGPESMAIALITAGFVGMVFTIQVAREFIYYGATTTIGGVLSLSLTRELAPVLTAVVIAGRVGSAFAAEIGTMRVTEQLDALYMLRTDPIDYLVVPRVIACGLMLPILTGLSLFVGMAGGLVISSSLYAINPTIFLNSVQNFTQLWDVFACLFKSLVFGVIIAIIGCSWGLTTTGGAKGVGESTTTAVVTSLLAIFISNFFLSWLMFQGTGDTALG from the coding sequence ATGTCGGATCGAGGCTCTCGCCACTCCCTCAGTCTTTGGTTCCAGCGTTTGGTTGCAGCCTTTTTTTTAACCGGCCAAGTTTTTTTGCACATTTTGCAAGGGCGCATTAATCGGCGCAATACCCTGGAGCAAATGAATATGGTCGGCCCCGAATCCATGGCGATCGCCTTGATTACTGCTGGTTTTGTGGGTATGGTGTTCACCATTCAAGTGGCGAGAGAATTTATTTACTATGGGGCCACCACGACCATTGGGGGAGTTTTATCCCTATCGTTAACTAGGGAATTGGCCCCGGTGCTGACAGCGGTGGTGATCGCCGGGCGGGTGGGGTCCGCCTTTGCGGCGGAAATTGGCACCATGCGGGTAACAGAACAATTGGATGCTCTGTATATGCTCAGGACAGATCCGATTGATTATTTGGTCGTTCCCCGGGTGATCGCCTGTGGATTAATGTTACCGATTTTGACCGGATTGTCTCTGTTTGTGGGCATGGCGGGAGGATTGGTAATTTCCTCCAGTCTTTATGCCATTAATCCAACCATTTTTTTAAACTCTGTGCAAAATTTCACCCAGCTATGGGATGTATTTGCTTGTTTGTTCAAATCTTTGGTATTTGGCGTCATCATCGCCATTATTGGTTGTAGTTGGGGCTTAACCACCACTGGGGGGGCCAAGGGAGTAGGCGAGTCCACCACCACTGCAGTGGTCACGTCCCTATTGGCCATTTTCATCAGCAACTTTTTCCTATCTTGGTTAATGTTTCAGGGGACGGGGGATACCGCCCTAGGCTAG
- a CDS encoding TatA/E family twin arginine-targeting protein translocase, whose product MNIFGIGLPELGLIFVIALLVFGPKKLPEVGRSLGKALRGFQEASKEFETELKREAQNLEKSVQIKAELEESKTPESSSSSEKAS is encoded by the coding sequence ATGAATATTTTCGGCATTGGCTTACCCGAACTAGGTTTAATCTTTGTTATTGCCCTATTGGTGTTTGGCCCTAAAAAATTACCAGAAGTGGGGCGCAGTTTGGGCAAAGCTCTGCGGGGATTCCAGGAAGCTTCCAAGGAATTTGAAACGGAACTGAAACGGGAAGCCCAAAATTTGGAAAAGTCAGTACAAATTAAGGCAGAACTAGAAGAAAGTAAAACCCCAGAGAGTAGCAGTAGCTCAGAAAAGGCCAGCTAA
- a CDS encoding sensor domain-containing diguanylate cyclase encodes MQNLSLQKALKKPEVKTLLQQLGDSLGKNFAIFDIGGHCLWGKAQDSQPKVDIYCHQVLMGTITGEFTEHSAEAIAAMLSYIVQTEYEKKQLAKDTLQKYEEVVFLSQFANAVATCTGLQELIEVIRAEIRQVISVDEIFLYLYDQSQDSLTPLLYKTEESLQNFKAIEKIVERVLKLNQVEVIDDIQNDQDYLNQPSKIRSLLCYSLTVQNSIIGVLGLAHYQVKHFDSSDLNLFSTLTGQVAAAIRTAQYYETIKNYSQTLEIRVKERTMELEFAKQQLEQVNQRLKHLAIYDELTQIPNRRYFTSYLEQEWRQCLRQKSPISLILCDVDYFKNYNDLYGHQMGDKCLQSVAKVIQNALKRPSDVLARYGGEEFIVILPYTDQSGAYTVGQRIHHCLAEAQISHADSPTSRYLTISLGIGTTVPLLHYHPSDLIKIADQALYAAKAAGRNQTKLKTLSFQCS; translated from the coding sequence ATGCAAAATCTTTCCCTGCAAAAAGCACTTAAAAAGCCGGAAGTCAAAACTCTACTCCAGCAGTTGGGCGATTCCTTGGGGAAAAACTTTGCTATTTTTGACATCGGAGGTCACTGTCTTTGGGGCAAGGCCCAAGATTCCCAGCCAAAAGTTGATATTTATTGCCACCAAGTATTAATGGGGACCATAACTGGGGAATTTACTGAGCATTCCGCCGAGGCGATCGCCGCTATGCTAAGTTACATTGTGCAAACGGAGTATGAAAAAAAGCAGTTAGCCAAAGATACCCTACAAAAGTATGAAGAAGTAGTTTTTCTTTCACAATTTGCGAATGCTGTTGCCACCTGCACTGGGCTACAGGAGCTAATCGAAGTAATTAGGGCTGAGATTCGTCAAGTTATCAGTGTCGATGAAATATTTTTATATCTTTATGACCAAAGTCAGGATAGCCTAACTCCACTTTTGTATAAAACAGAAGAATCATTACAGAATTTTAAAGCAATTGAAAAAATTGTCGAGCGCGTTTTAAAGCTTAATCAAGTCGAAGTAATTGATGACATTCAAAATGACCAAGATTACCTCAATCAACCCTCTAAAATTCGCTCTTTACTTTGTTATTCTCTGACTGTCCAAAACTCAATTATTGGCGTTCTTGGTCTAGCTCACTACCAAGTCAAGCACTTTGATTCTAGTGACTTAAATCTTTTTTCCACCCTCACCGGCCAAGTAGCGGCAGCAATTCGTACTGCTCAATATTACGAAACCATCAAAAACTATTCCCAAACTCTAGAAATTAGGGTGAAGGAGCGTACCATGGAGTTGGAATTTGCCAAACAACAACTAGAGCAAGTTAACCAACGACTCAAACATTTAGCCATTTATGATGAACTAACCCAAATTCCCAATCGTCGCTATTTTACCAGTTACTTAGAACAGGAATGGCGACAATGTTTGCGGCAAAAATCTCCAATTTCCTTAATCTTATGCGACGTAGATTATTTCAAAAACTATAATGATCTCTATGGTCATCAGATGGGGGATAAATGTCTCCAAAGTGTGGCTAAAGTTATTCAAAATGCATTGAAACGTCCTTCCGATGTGCTCGCTCGCTATGGAGGTGAGGAATTTATTGTGATTTTGCCCTACACCGATCAATCAGGGGCTTACACCGTGGGCCAACGCATCCACCACTGCCTAGCCGAGGCACAGATTTCCCATGCCGATTCCCCTACGAGCCGTTACCTCACCATAAGTTTAGGGATTGGGACCACCGTGCCCCTATTGCATTATCATCCCAGTGATTTAATTAAAATTGCTGACCAGGCCCTCTATGCAGCCAAGGCGGCCGGGCGTAACCAAACGAAGCTGAAAACTTTATCTTTTCAATGTAGTTAG